The proteins below come from a single Rhizobium tropici CIAT 899 genomic window:
- a CDS encoding chemotaxis protein CheA gives MDMNEIKEIFFQECEEQLAELESGLLKMNDGDRDPETVNAVFRAVHSIKGGAGAFGLDDLVAFAHVFETTLDCVRSNKLEPTQDVLKVMLKAADVLADLTNAARDGGSVDPARSRGLVKELEALANGDVPAPSAAVVAEVAPKSVAAAPSPTDESGFQPIPFSFDDDFGSDELAVDARPEYEVSFKPRSDLYAKGNDATLLLRDLSRLGEMNIFCDMDALPGLPDIDPEGAYFKWAISIKTDKGEDAIRTVFEFAEWDCDLDVQPAAGGGSSTSEELPMVPVPFDLSILDNDGAAPAAEAGKETPAPRNDVAAAVAAAETASNVTQLASAAARVEKKEAALAAAAASNAAAAQNNAAAAAGQTIRVDLDRVDRLINLVGELVINQAMLSQSVIENDNNGASSINMGLEELQQLTREIQDSVMAIRAQPVKPVFQRMSRIVREIADMTGKSIRLITEGENTEVDKTVIDKLAEPLTHMIRNAVDHGIETPEKRSTLGKNPEGTVRLTAKHRSGRILIELADDGAGINRERVRQKAIDNDLIAADANLSDEEIDNLIFLPGFSTADKISDISGRGVGMDVVKRSIQALGGRINITSRPGQGSVFTMSLPLTLAVLDGMVVTVAGQTLVVPLTAIVETLQPEAAAIHSFGANHRLISIRNSFCPLVDVGRILNFRATQANPVDGVALLVESEGGGQRALMVDAIQGQRQVVIKSLEANYTHVPGIAAATILGDGRVALILDVDAVVGASRGQALKPEMSYAAAG, from the coding sequence ACCGTCAACGCCGTCTTCCGCGCCGTTCATTCCATCAAGGGTGGGGCGGGTGCCTTCGGTCTGGACGATCTTGTCGCCTTCGCTCATGTCTTCGAGACGACGCTCGATTGCGTTCGATCCAACAAGCTGGAGCCGACCCAGGATGTCCTGAAGGTCATGCTCAAGGCCGCCGACGTTCTGGCGGACCTTACCAATGCCGCTCGCGATGGCGGCAGCGTCGATCCGGCGCGCAGCCGTGGCCTTGTCAAGGAACTGGAAGCGCTGGCAAATGGCGATGTTCCCGCGCCGTCGGCAGCGGTGGTTGCCGAAGTTGCTCCGAAGTCCGTCGCGGCCGCGCCTTCGCCGACCGACGAAAGCGGTTTCCAGCCGATCCCCTTCAGCTTCGACGATGATTTCGGCAGCGACGAGCTGGCCGTCGATGCCAGGCCGGAATATGAAGTCAGCTTCAAGCCGCGGTCCGATCTCTACGCCAAGGGCAACGACGCGACGCTGCTGCTGCGCGATCTCTCGCGGCTCGGCGAGATGAACATCTTCTGCGATATGGATGCATTGCCGGGCCTTCCCGACATCGATCCCGAAGGCGCCTATTTCAAGTGGGCAATCTCGATCAAGACGGATAAGGGCGAAGATGCCATTCGTACCGTCTTCGAATTTGCCGAATGGGATTGCGATCTCGATGTCCAGCCGGCCGCAGGCGGCGGGTCTTCGACCAGCGAAGAGTTGCCGATGGTACCGGTGCCCTTCGATCTTTCGATCCTTGACAATGACGGCGCCGCCCCGGCTGCAGAGGCCGGAAAGGAAACACCGGCGCCCAGAAACGATGTCGCTGCCGCCGTTGCGGCTGCGGAAACCGCAAGCAATGTTACGCAGCTCGCCTCGGCCGCTGCACGCGTCGAGAAGAAAGAAGCCGCCCTTGCCGCAGCTGCCGCTTCGAATGCCGCCGCAGCGCAGAACAATGCCGCCGCAGCCGCCGGCCAGACCATCCGTGTCGATCTCGACCGCGTCGATCGCCTGATCAACCTCGTCGGCGAGCTTGTCATCAACCAGGCGATGCTCTCCCAGAGCGTCATCGAGAATGACAATAACGGCGCGTCCTCGATCAATATGGGTCTCGAGGAGCTGCAGCAGCTCACCCGCGAGATCCAGGACAGCGTCATGGCGATCCGCGCACAGCCGGTGAAGCCGGTCTTCCAGCGCATGTCGCGCATCGTCCGCGAAATCGCCGATATGACCGGCAAGTCGATCCGCCTGATCACCGAGGGCGAGAACACCGAGGTCGACAAGACCGTCATCGACAAGCTTGCCGAACCGCTGACGCACATGATCCGCAATGCGGTCGACCACGGCATCGAAACGCCGGAAAAGCGCTCGACGCTCGGCAAGAACCCGGAAGGCACCGTCCGGCTGACTGCAAAGCATCGTTCCGGCCGCATCTTGATCGAGCTTGCCGACGACGGCGCCGGCATCAACCGCGAGAGGGTGCGCCAGAAGGCCATCGACAACGACCTGATCGCGGCAGACGCCAATCTGTCGGATGAGGAAATCGACAACTTGATCTTCCTGCCGGGCTTCTCGACCGCCGACAAGATTTCGGACATTTCCGGCCGCGGCGTCGGCATGGACGTGGTCAAGCGCTCTATCCAGGCGCTCGGTGGCCGCATCAACATCACCTCCAGGCCGGGGCAGGGCTCGGTCTTCACCATGAGCCTGCCGCTGACGCTGGCCGTTCTCGACGGCATGGTGGTCACGGTTGCCGGCCAGACCCTGGTCGTGCCGCTGACGGCGATCGTCGAGACGTTGCAGCCCGAGGCTGCCGCGATCCACTCCTTCGGTGCCAACCACCGCCTGATCTCGATCCGCAACAGCTTCTGCCCGCTGGTCGATGTCGGCCGCATCCTGAACTTCCGCGCCACACAGGCCAATCCGGTCGACGGCGTCGCGCTGCTGGTGGAATCGGAAGGCGGCGGTCAGCGCGCCCTCATGGTCGATGCCATCCAGGGCCAGCGCCAGGTCGTCATCAAGAGCCTCGAAGCCAACTACACGCATGTCCCGGGCATTGCTGCAGCGACCATCCTCGGCGATGGCCGCGTGGCGCTGATCCTGGATGTCGATGCCGTGGTCGGCGCTTCGCGCGGCCAGGCGCTGAAGCCCGAAATGTCTTACGCGGCGGCGGGGTGA
- a CDS encoding chemotaxis protein CheW has protein sequence MSYAVKNLNQGNRELIAFRIGDQEFCVNIMSVREIRGWTPATAMPHAPGYMLGVVNLRGAVLPIIDLSARLGMKRAEPTVRHVIIVAQVKRKVVGLLVDAVSDILTITDDSIQPTPEVSSDHERQFARGIVAIDRRMICLIELEALFPESESEAA, from the coding sequence ATGTCTTATGCCGTCAAGAACCTGAACCAGGGCAATCGTGAACTGATCGCCTTTCGCATCGGCGACCAGGAATTCTGCGTTAACATCATGTCGGTTCGGGAAATCCGCGGCTGGACGCCGGCAACGGCCATGCCGCATGCGCCGGGCTATATGCTGGGGGTCGTCAATCTGCGCGGCGCGGTGCTGCCGATCATCGATCTCTCCGCCCGGCTCGGGATGAAGCGGGCGGAACCGACCGTTCGGCATGTGATCATCGTGGCTCAGGTCAAGCGCAAGGTGGTCGGTCTTCTGGTCGATGCGGTTTCGGATATTCTGACCATTACCGACGACAGCATACAGCCGACGCCGGAGGTTTCCTCCGATCACGAGCGGCAGTTTGCCCGCGGCATCGTGGCGATCGATCGCCGCATGATCTGCCTGATCGAGCTGGAAGCCCTGTTCCCTGAAAGCGAAAGCGAGGCTGCATGA
- a CDS encoding protein-glutamate O-methyltransferase — protein sequence MSMMGAMDFKASPDEVLASGEYPLTRRDLMEIAAMIYADAGISLNESKASLVYSRLSKHIRALGLAGFRDYCQLVSSPVGSAARREMLSHLTTNFTRFFRENHHFDHLRDEVLPGLLARAKAGGRVRIWSAACSDGQEPYSIALTVLALMPNVADFDFRILATDIDPKILGLARAGAYDESSLETVSPAMRKQWFQEVNVQGRRKFQIDDRVKRLITFNELNLLGQWPFKGLFDVIFCRNVVIYFDEPTQTKIWTRFAGQLQDAGHLYIGHSERVAGEAKHVFDNIGITTYRYLGKSAGRKP from the coding sequence ATGAGCATGATGGGAGCAATGGATTTCAAGGCGTCTCCAGACGAGGTGCTGGCGAGCGGCGAATACCCGCTGACGCGCCGCGACCTCATGGAAATCGCCGCCATGATTTATGCGGATGCCGGCATTTCTCTCAATGAGAGCAAGGCGTCTCTCGTCTATTCCAGGCTGTCGAAGCATATCCGCGCGCTGGGCCTCGCCGGCTTCCGCGACTACTGCCAGCTGGTGTCTTCGCCGGTGGGAAGTGCGGCGCGTCGCGAAATGCTGTCGCATCTGACGACGAACTTCACCCGCTTCTTCCGCGAAAACCATCATTTCGATCATTTGCGCGACGAGGTTCTGCCTGGTCTCCTGGCGCGCGCCAAGGCCGGCGGCCGGGTGCGCATCTGGTCTGCCGCCTGCTCCGACGGGCAGGAGCCTTACTCGATCGCGCTGACCGTGCTCGCCTTGATGCCGAATGTCGCCGATTTCGATTTCAGGATCCTGGCGACGGATATCGATCCCAAGATCCTCGGGCTTGCCCGCGCCGGCGCCTATGATGAATCTTCGCTCGAAACGGTTTCTCCTGCCATGCGCAAGCAGTGGTTCCAGGAAGTCAATGTCCAGGGCCGCCGGAAATTCCAGATCGACGATCGCGTCAAGCGGCTCATCACCTTCAACGAACTGAACCTGCTCGGGCAGTGGCCCTTCAAGGGCCTGTTCGACGTCATCTTCTGCCGCAACGTCGTCATCTATTTCGACGAGCCGACGCAGACGAAAATCTGGACGCGCTTTGCCGGCCAGCTGCAGGATGCCGGCCATCTCTATATCGGCCACTCCGAACGCGTAGCCGGGGAAGCCAAGCACGTCTTCGACAATATCGGCATCACGACCTATCGCTATCTCGGCAAGTCCGCGGGGAGGAAGCCATGA
- the cheB gene encoding protein-glutamate O-methylesterase CheB, which translates to MNALARVLVVDDSPTMRGLITAVLRADPEVDVIGQAGDALEARAAIKALNPDVVTLDIEMPNMNGLEFLEKIMTLRPMPVIMVSTMTHRGADATLAALEIGAFDCVGKPSPGEPHPFGDLADKVKAAARSQRQYVKPAAQRVPPPAVADFRVGRKIVAIGSSTGGVEALINVLQKFPANCPPTVITQHMPPTFTRSFAERLNRLCAPVVQEATDGARLEIGKIYLAPGGERHLRVANASAPHCRLVDGGPVNGHRPSVDVLFDSVAELAGRNAVGVILTGMGRDGAAGLLKMRHAGARTIGQNEKTCVVYGMPRVAHELGAVEQQFPLNAIGEEILKATAARKEGSE; encoded by the coding sequence ATGAACGCTCTCGCTCGTGTTCTTGTCGTCGATGACTCCCCGACCATGCGGGGTCTCATCACCGCCGTCCTGCGTGCCGATCCAGAGGTCGACGTCATCGGCCAGGCCGGTGACGCACTGGAGGCGCGCGCCGCCATCAAGGCGCTCAATCCGGATGTCGTTACCCTCGATATCGAGATGCCGAACATGAACGGCCTCGAATTCCTGGAAAAGATCATGACGCTTAGGCCGATGCCCGTCATCATGGTCTCCACGATGACGCATCGCGGCGCGGATGCGACGCTTGCCGCACTCGAAATCGGTGCCTTCGACTGTGTCGGAAAGCCGTCTCCAGGCGAGCCGCATCCTTTCGGCGATCTGGCGGATAAGGTGAAGGCGGCTGCCCGCTCGCAGCGTCAATACGTGAAGCCTGCCGCCCAGCGCGTGCCGCCGCCGGCCGTCGCGGACTTCCGTGTGGGGCGTAAGATCGTCGCCATCGGTTCTTCCACGGGCGGCGTCGAGGCCCTGATCAATGTACTGCAGAAATTCCCGGCCAATTGTCCGCCCACCGTCATCACGCAGCATATGCCGCCGACCTTTACGCGCAGCTTCGCCGAGCGGCTGAATCGCCTCTGTGCGCCGGTCGTCCAGGAGGCGACCGACGGTGCGCGGCTGGAAATCGGCAAGATCTATCTGGCGCCTGGCGGTGAGAGGCACCTTAGGGTCGCCAATGCGTCCGCGCCTCATTGTCGTCTGGTAGACGGCGGGCCGGTGAACGGCCATCGTCCTTCCGTCGACGTGCTCTTTGACTCGGTTGCCGAACTGGCCGGCCGCAATGCCGTCGGCGTGATCCTGACCGGGATGGGGCGCGACGGCGCCGCCGGTCTCCTCAAGATGCGCCACGCGGGTGCGCGCACCATCGGCCAGAACGAGAAGACCTGCGTGGTCTACGGCATGCCGAGGGTCGCCCACGAGCTTGGTGCAGTCGAACAGCAGTTTCCGCTGAACGCCATTGGCGAGGAAATTTTGAAAGCCACAGCCGCCCGAAAGGAAGGGAGCGAATAA
- a CDS encoding response regulator: MSLAEKIKVLIVDDQVTSRLLLSDALTQLGFKQITAAGDGEQGMKIMQQQPHHLVISDFNMPKMDGLGLLQAVRTNPATKKAAFIILTAQGDRALVQKAAQLGANNVLAKPFTIEKMKAAIEAVFGALK; this comes from the coding sequence ATGTCTCTAGCGGAGAAAATCAAAGTTCTGATCGTTGACGATCAGGTCACCAGCCGCCTCCTGCTCAGCGATGCGCTGACGCAGCTCGGATTCAAACAGATCACGGCTGCCGGCGACGGCGAGCAGGGGATGAAGATCATGCAGCAGCAGCCGCATCATCTCGTCATCTCCGATTTCAACATGCCGAAGATGGATGGCCTCGGCCTCCTGCAGGCCGTGCGCACCAACCCGGCGACCAAGAAGGCCGCCTTCATCATTCTGACGGCGCAGGGCGACCGCGCGCTGGTTCAGAAGGCGGCGCAGCTCGGGGCCAACAACGTACTCGCCAAGCCCTTCACCATCGAAAAGATGAAGGCAGCCATCGAGGCTGTGTTCGGAGCATTGAAATGA
- the cheD gene encoding chemoreceptor glutamine deamidase CheD: MIVEGAARRVHIIQGEYKVISDPEVVLTTILGSCVAACLRDPIAGVGGMNHFLLPGMANSPMSGGDATRYGVHLMELLINGLLKKGARRDRLEAKVFGGAKTIATFSNVGEQNAIFAMQFLKDEGIPVVSSSTGGEHGRKIEYWPISGRARQYPLTGAETQKTVALEQRPVVAPKPVDNTIEFF; the protein is encoded by the coding sequence ATGATCGTCGAGGGTGCGGCCCGTCGCGTGCATATCATTCAGGGCGAGTACAAGGTCATCAGCGATCCCGAAGTGGTGCTGACGACCATCCTCGGCTCCTGCGTGGCGGCCTGCCTGCGCGATCCCATCGCCGGCGTCGGCGGCATGAACCATTTCCTCCTTCCGGGAATGGCGAACTCGCCGATGAGCGGTGGCGATGCGACGCGTTACGGCGTGCACCTGATGGAACTTCTGATCAACGGCCTGCTGAAGAAGGGCGCGAGGCGCGACCGGCTGGAGGCGAAAGTCTTCGGTGGCGCCAAGACGATCGCGACCTTCTCCAATGTCGGCGAGCAGAACGCGATCTTTGCCATGCAGTTTCTGAAAGACGAGGGTATCCCGGTCGTCAGTTCCAGCACGGGCGGCGAGCACGGGCGCAAGATCGAATATTGGCCGATTTCCGGAAGAGCCAGGCAATATCCGCTGACCGGCGCCGAGACACAGAAGACCGTAGCGCTGGAGCAGCGTCCGGTCGTCGCTCCCAAGCCAGTCGACAACACGATCGAATTTTTCTGA
- the fliF gene encoding flagellar basal-body MS-ring/collar protein FliF: MNLLNQLVPLFRNLQNLGRTRLMIMGGVGAASMLLILLAALYVNKPAQETLYVGLDATDLNQISIALAEAKINFQVGTDGSSLTVPAGMTGKARALLAERGLPTSGKAGYELFDNVGSLGLTSFMQEVTRVRALEGEISRTITSIAGISAARVHIVMQDVGNFRKADQKPTASVMIRASAEAARKSASAIRHLVASAVPGLEVDDVTILDSTGQLLASGDDPGNGALSRNLGIVQNVQNEVESNIDKALAPFLGMDNFRSSVTAQLNTDSQQVQETTFDPDSKVERSVRTVKEAQKSQQSQPDTAATVEQNIPQAAPKSGGNSPTSNDQSDKREEQTNYEINSKTTATTRNSYKIEKLSVAVVVNKGRIAQMVGEGADQAKVDAYIAEMQKIVATAAGVDPARGDIVTVNAMNFLDSQLLEDTSSSFSITDMLSRNMAGIINSLAFVAVAVLIIWMGFRPLIRSLGGANGGAALPEAAGLELPDFAPAVGGPGAALMDGFGSDFGFDSTDDLLTMGDDAGTFNRRVKEGPERRLSRMVEISEERAAKILRKWAVDQAA, encoded by the coding sequence ATGAATCTGTTAAATCAATTAGTTCCCCTGTTTCGGAATCTGCAGAATCTCGGGAGAACGCGGCTGATGATCATGGGAGGCGTAGGCGCCGCCTCCATGCTGCTGATCCTTTTGGCGGCCCTCTACGTCAATAAGCCCGCTCAGGAGACGCTGTATGTCGGCCTGGATGCGACGGATCTCAACCAGATCAGCATCGCGCTTGCTGAAGCCAAGATCAATTTCCAGGTCGGTACGGACGGTTCCAGCCTGACCGTTCCGGCCGGCATGACCGGCAAGGCCCGCGCGCTTCTCGCCGAGCGCGGCCTGCCGACGAGCGGCAAGGCCGGCTATGAGCTCTTCGACAATGTCGGTTCGCTCGGTCTGACTTCCTTTATGCAGGAAGTTACCCGCGTGCGTGCTCTCGAGGGTGAAATCAGCCGCACCATCACTTCTATCGCCGGTATCAGCGCTGCCCGCGTCCACATCGTCATGCAGGATGTCGGCAACTTCCGGAAGGCGGATCAGAAGCCGACGGCGTCGGTCATGATCCGCGCGAGTGCGGAGGCCGCCCGCAAATCGGCTTCAGCTATCCGCCATCTCGTCGCCTCCGCCGTTCCCGGTCTGGAGGTCGACGACGTCACCATCCTCGATTCCACGGGCCAGCTCCTTGCATCGGGAGATGATCCCGGCAACGGAGCGCTGAGCCGCAATCTCGGCATCGTGCAGAACGTCCAGAACGAAGTCGAATCCAACATCGACAAAGCCTTGGCGCCCTTCCTCGGCATGGACAATTTCCGTTCCAGCGTGACGGCGCAGTTGAATACCGACAGTCAGCAGGTGCAGGAAACCACCTTCGATCCCGACTCGAAGGTCGAGCGCTCCGTCCGCACAGTTAAGGAAGCGCAGAAGTCGCAGCAAAGCCAGCCGGACACCGCAGCCACCGTGGAGCAGAATATCCCGCAGGCGGCTCCGAAATCCGGTGGCAACTCGCCGACGTCGAACGACCAGTCCGACAAGCGCGAGGAGCAGACCAACTACGAAATCAACAGCAAGACGACAGCGACGACCCGCAACAGCTACAAGATCGAAAAGCTCTCCGTTGCCGTAGTGGTCAACAAGGGCCGCATCGCGCAAATGGTCGGCGAAGGTGCCGACCAGGCGAAGGTCGATGCCTATATCGCCGAAATGCAGAAGATCGTCGCAACGGCAGCGGGCGTCGATCCGGCCCGCGGCGACATCGTCACCGTCAATGCCATGAACTTCCTCGACAGTCAGCTGCTTGAAGATACGTCCTCCAGCTTCAGCATCACCGACATGTTGAGCCGCAACATGGCTGGCATCATCAACTCGCTGGCCTTCGTCGCCGTCGCTGTCCTGATCATCTGGATGGGCTTCCGTCCGCTGATCCGCTCGCTTGGGGGTGCAAATGGCGGCGCAGCGCTGCCGGAAGCGGCTGGCCTCGAGCTGCCGGACTTCGCACCGGCAGTGGGTGGCCCCGGTGCGGCTCTCATGGACGGCTTCGGCTCGGACTTCGGTTTCGACAGCACCGACGATCTGCTGACAATGGGCGACGATGCCGGCACCTTCAACCGCCGCGTCAAGGAAGGGCCGGAGCGCCGCCTGTCCCGCATGGTGGAAATCAGCGAAGAGCGCGCTGCAAAGATCCTCAGAAAATGGGCCGTCGACCAGGCAGCCTGA
- the visN gene encoding transcriptional regulator VisN: MDMQISQVSKGDRDARSSVPARAISREQLVLQLSAVSGPAYLQAGLHALASYAGASHYLLVRSDLIQESGLDFVIASDWPFDLVRRLATELTSGYGRIGELEKCMALFQPSLAALPDDIALPDGIGRQYHALTFNVGRTRFSLLLLANEAAVLSPERLRDVGLLAGYLASSTRCFEGKLERDFELTERELECLFWIAEGKTSDEIAMILGISRNTINNYITSVMRKTATKTRSEAIAFAVRNNLV; this comes from the coding sequence ATGGACATGCAGATATCGCAGGTAAGCAAAGGCGATAGGGATGCGCGATCGAGCGTGCCCGCCAGAGCCATCTCGCGCGAGCAGCTGGTTCTGCAGCTGAGTGCCGTTTCCGGCCCTGCCTATCTGCAAGCCGGCCTTCATGCCTTGGCGAGCTATGCCGGCGCTTCTCATTATCTTCTGGTCCGATCCGATCTCATCCAGGAAAGCGGCCTCGACTTCGTGATTGCCTCCGATTGGCCCTTCGATCTCGTCCGGCGTCTGGCGACGGAACTGACGAGCGGGTATGGCCGTATCGGCGAGCTGGAAAAATGCATGGCGCTGTTTCAGCCGAGCCTGGCGGCCCTGCCGGATGATATCGCGCTGCCTGACGGTATAGGCCGTCAGTATCACGCCTTGACGTTCAATGTTGGCCGAACGCGCTTCTCGTTGCTGCTGCTGGCGAATGAAGCGGCAGTACTGTCGCCCGAGCGGCTGAGGGACGTCGGCCTCCTGGCCGGCTATCTCGCCAGCTCGACGCGTTGCTTCGAGGGTAAGCTGGAGCGCGATTTCGAGCTGACCGAACGCGAACTGGAATGCCTGTTCTGGATCGCCGAAGGCAAGACAAGCGACGAGATCGCCATGATTCTCGGGATCTCGCGCAATACCATCAATAACTACATCACAAGTGTCATGCGCAAGACCGCGACCAAGACCCGTTCGGAAGCGATCGCTTTCGCCGTGCGCAACAATCTCGTTTAA
- the visR gene encoding transcriptional regulator VisR — MRYQPDRTMGMPTESRLTRSGRISGRSDLFPKLVSMQKLIDAQHFAVYRLHGSGLPHKQRLVCELDNWGSANSVVGKSFVEVYGEALIEHVDKSLLPLMWNGRDSDSTAETPDFAAFTQRLKPHLLPFAGVAFPVRLGAVGNGYTVFTAKFMDLSSDMIVELHGRSCQLMMELLSLDERRSQAAEALSEREIACLQLAGDGRISEEIAEKLGLSVHTVNAYLGSATIKLDSVNRIQAIAKAIRFGYIS; from the coding sequence ATGCGCTATCAGCCAGACAGGACAATGGGTATGCCGACCGAATCACGGCTCACCCGTTCCGGGCGGATTTCCGGCCGCTCCGATCTGTTCCCGAAGCTCGTGTCGATGCAGAAGCTGATCGATGCACAGCATTTTGCCGTTTATCGGCTGCACGGTTCAGGCCTCCCGCATAAGCAGCGCCTGGTATGCGAGCTCGATAATTGGGGCTCGGCCAACTCGGTCGTCGGCAAATCCTTCGTTGAGGTCTATGGCGAAGCGCTGATCGAGCATGTCGACAAATCGCTGCTGCCGCTGATGTGGAACGGGCGCGATAGCGACAGCACGGCCGAGACGCCGGATTTTGCCGCCTTCACGCAGCGCCTGAAGCCGCATCTCCTGCCCTTTGCCGGCGTTGCCTTTCCCGTGCGGCTCGGTGCCGTCGGCAATGGCTACACCGTCTTCACGGCCAAGTTCATGGACCTTTCGAGCGATATGATCGTCGAGCTGCACGGCCGCAGCTGCCAGCTCATGATGGAGCTCCTATCACTGGATGAACGCCGGTCACAGGCTGCCGAAGCGCTGAGCGAGCGCGAAATCGCCTGTCTGCAGCTTGCCGGCGATGGACGCATCAGCGAGGAGATTGCCGAGAAACTGGGATTGTCGGTACATACGGTCAATGCCTATCTCGGATCGGCGACGATCAAGCTCGATAGCGTCAACCGCATCCAGGCAATCGCAAAGGCGATCCGCTTCGGCTACATAAGCTGA
- the flhB gene encoding flagellar biosynthesis protein FlhB, with protein sequence MADEDKDSKTEKPTEKKLRDTIEKGNVPHSREATLFASMLATVIYVTFFLPERMGRMGEVLRDLFEKPDQWQLETGPDAISLFTRIGWEVGNMVLPAVVLFFVFGIGASIFQNLPTPVLERIRPQFSRISPAKGFTRIFSATGLVEFGKSLAKIVLVSIVMFFVLRSQYFHAIDSMVSDPQTIFVRLSTIVQRILIIVLLATIVVGIADLLWSRHHWFDQLKMTKQEIKDEHKQSQGDPIVKSRQRSIARDRARRRMMKQVPRATLVIANPTHFAVALRYVREENDAPVVVAKGQDLIALKIREIAEANNIPVFEDPPLARSMFAQVSVDSVIPSAFYKAVAELIHRVYAAQTKKRVR encoded by the coding sequence TTGGCTGACGAAGACAAGGACAGTAAAACAGAAAAACCGACGGAGAAAAAACTCCGCGATACGATCGAGAAGGGCAATGTCCCTCACTCCAGGGAAGCGACGCTCTTTGCTTCCATGCTCGCGACGGTCATCTACGTCACCTTCTTTCTGCCAGAGCGCATGGGCCGCATGGGCGAAGTTCTGCGCGACCTCTTCGAAAAGCCGGACCAATGGCAGCTGGAAACAGGCCCGGACGCCATATCGCTGTTTACGCGCATAGGCTGGGAAGTCGGCAACATGGTGCTGCCGGCCGTGGTGCTCTTCTTCGTCTTCGGGATCGGCGCCTCGATCTTCCAGAACCTGCCGACCCCCGTTCTCGAACGAATCAGGCCACAGTTTTCGCGCATATCGCCGGCGAAAGGGTTCACGCGCATCTTCAGCGCCACCGGCCTGGTGGAATTCGGCAAATCTCTCGCAAAAATCGTGCTTGTCAGCATCGTCATGTTTTTTGTGCTGCGCAGCCAGTATTTCCATGCGATCGATTCGATGGTGTCCGACCCGCAGACCATCTTCGTGCGGCTCTCGACGATCGTTCAGCGCATCCTGATCATCGTGCTGTTGGCGACCATCGTCGTTGGCATCGCCGACCTGCTGTGGAGCCGTCACCACTGGTTCGACCAATTGAAGATGACGAAACAGGAGATCAAGGACGAACACAAGCAATCGCAGGGTGACCCGATCGTCAAGTCGCGCCAGCGCTCGATCGCGCGCGACCGCGCCCGCCGCCGCATGATGAAACAGGTGCCGCGCGCCACGCTCGTCATCGCCAACCCGACGCACTTTGCCGTCGCGCTGCGCTACGTGCGCGAGGAAAACGACGCGCCCGTCGTCGTTGCCAAGGGGCAGGATCTCATTGCCTTGAAAATCAGGGAGATAGCTGAGGCCAACAATATTCCCGTTTTCGAAGATCCGCCGCTCGCACGCTCCATGTTTGCGCAAGTCTCGGTTGATAGCGTCATACCATCAGCATTTTACAAAGCTGTCGCAGAGCTCATCCATCGGGTCTATGCGGCGCAGACGAAAAAACGGGTACGATAA